The genomic DNA gatctctagatcaagtggtggagggttTGTATTTCTTTTGAGAAATGCAGGTTTGACTTCCACTTGGTGCAGACTGAGgtattggtgggcaatgataggagacccagggaaacctgggttggatccttgagccaaacgggttttaccggtaatttcaccgtcgtgcctacgggcgggtgggttaccgggttttccccggaattggtggtggacctgggttactctcggagtactccgtttggtccagcgggtgccccgagagtgctcgggattgattctgttggccgttcaaaaaaaaaattaaagaaattagAACTAGTGGGTTACCACTCATGCTCTGCGACGGGTttgaaacgtacataaaaatcaACAAATGGTGACAGGTTCGAATGTAGATATAAATCCGCAAATCGCAACGGGACATTCTATGTGATGACTAAAAAACCATGTTGTGGCGGTGTATTCGCAAGTCATTGTTAAGTTATTGGTTCAGTTTGTTATGCTATCGGCACTCGTTCTAACCATAAAGACAAGTACGTGCGACGGGttcataataaaataaaataacctACTTGCGACGCTACATATAAAATTTAGAAAAGTATTATGTTGagaaaagaaaactaaaaaaagacaaaaataagtaaaaggaaaaaaaaaaaactgaaatttcAGAGTCTAAATAACAATTACAATAAAGTGTaaggaaagaaaaacaaaaaagtgAGAGTCAAAATAGTAATTATAATAACGTGTAAGAGTAAATGATAAAAAGAAAACCTAATTAaagtttttttaacggcaaataaTGGTTTTCCATCTCCggtaggcaataatgcctatacaccaattcaggaggaaaccttaTAAATCTAAGAAAACCcactttgtgggaatcgaacctagGACccacttgtaatttactcttttttatgCTTAGACCATCCATAATGGGGCTCTATATCACGCCTACCCCTCCCATAGCGCCCCATGGAGCCCCTGAACACCATTACGGGGGCGCCATATGTTGAAAAATCCCTCCTCCTCGCGAAAATTTTCACGGCGTTGCCCATTCTTCTCCACtcccacacatatatataaagCCTCATACATATATATCCCGCtacacactcaagttatataaAGCTCCTCTCTTACGCGTTTCACCAATTGTCCATAATGTCCcacaaagggctttatgactacgccTTAAAATGGGATCCCATGCCATGAATATTTTGTCCAGTGCAGATTTATTTGTGAGGTTTACATGAAGATATATGAGTAGCAACAGCCGCCTCTGCTGCTGTTCTAATTTATTTGTTTGTCCTGGATCGTGTTCATTTCATTTCACAACATTACAATACCCAACCAGCGGACCCGGTATGACCCGCTTAGACCCTAACCCATTTTGACCCGGACCCGGTATATATGAGCATGCTCTGTTGGTTCAGTATAGAAATCAAAACTGTTTGTTATATTATTATAATGTAAAGTTTGAAAGTCTATTAAATACAATGACAGGTTATGTGAACTTCATTACATGCTGTTCTATAGTGAAATCAACTGCGTGTTTCATCATTTAATTGCTTGCTGATCATGTTgcccaaaaataaatataagtttacAAATGGTACAACAGAAGAGTCTTTTGTTACTTGACATAAAACACCACCCAGAAACCAAAAAATATTATGCAACAAAAAGTTCTCAAATCACCACAACACCACCTGTTTCTTTCTTCACTTCAAGGCAAGTACCGATACTTCTTCTTATCGCCTTTGTCCTGCTCTAAATACTCCCTTTCGATAAGTGATTCGATTCTGTTCTTTATCACAACTGGGTTCGGTGAAAACCTCGACTTCAATTGCTTTGTAACCTCAGCCACAATATTATCGTGATCCAAGACACGTCGTGCTTTCATAATCCTAACAATCGCCGCCTCTATCTGAAATTTCCGGTCCTCCTGGACTCTCTGTCGTGTCTCTTGTGTTTCAGGTTCAGATTCCTTCTGTGCAACCACGCTCCCCATGTTCACCCTGTAAAACTTGCTAGAAAACTTATCGTTAAAGAAAAACACGTCATCTACTCCGACGTCTTTGCTCATAGGTTCTTTCGTAAGCACGTTTTTtcctttaataataataataataataataataataataataataataataataataataataataataataataataataataataataataataataataataataataataataataataataataataataataataataataataataataataataataataataataataataataataataataataataataataataataataataataataataataataataataataataataataataataataataataataataataataataataataataataataataataataataataataataataataataataataataataataataataataataataataataataataataataataataataataataataataataataataataataataataataataataataataataataataataataataataataataataataataataataataataataataataataataataataataataataataataataataataataataataataataataataataataataataataataataataataataataataataataataataataataataataataataataataataataataataataataataataataataatataataataataataataataataataataataataataataataataataataataataataataataataataataataataataataataataataataataataataataataataataataataataataataataataataataataataataataataataataataataataataataataataataatataataataataataataataataataataataataataataataataataataataataataataataataataataataataataataataataataataataatatcaaatGATAGAATTCCGCAAAACAATCTCATCCTTCCTTGTGCAATTTAACTCTTAAAATATCATCATCTATACACAATCCAATCCAATCAAACCAAATCATGCTTCCTTCAAGTATGTATCACAAACACAGTTAACCGTAATCGTGTCAAACTGAAAAGCAGTACACGAATCAAATCAACATACTTCAAAAACTAGAGAAATATAAACACGATCGAAACCTGTAAAGGTCTTCGTAAGGGAGGGCCTCTATGTTATCCTTGTAAAGATCATGAATCGCATCACCCAAGGTCTTCAAACACACTTCAGCATACTTTGGACTGGCCAAATAATTACGTAATTTAATCGCCAACTAATGTTTCCTCGGAAAACATCTCCTCGGATATGTGTCCGTAGTTGCAATGTTGTTGGAAATCCAGTGAGACCACTGAGACCggtattttttaaaaaaaattgaaaaaaaaaggcCCTATACCCCCCACCCACACCCCCTACACTAGGCGTTATAAGGTGttgtttttggaaaaaaaatttaATGCTGAAGTGATCAAATGGATTTTGCATGTGGCCAATGGGGAGTGGTCCAAGGTTTGACTAGCCAATGAGCAAttgtttgcttttttttttgtttaataattCGAATGGGCATTAttaggcattattcccactacaccacttttgcaataacgccccatgctgactgggatgacacgtgtcggataatgccccatagtgggggcattatttttcttaaccactacgggtggtctgagaatgagtttttcactaaatttttggacatcaataatatttagatatgtgttatataaataattatttatgggtttgtgttcaaactataatagagctaagatgaatgagatatcgaagcttaAAGTTGTATGTTTTGAAATAAACAAAACTAAAATGTATTGAGATTtgtcaccttgtcccacataggtggaatgacaaaacttaaagtggtatataaggaggagcactccttgaAGGCAAACACTAATGGGGACCCAAAAGGGTGCCTCGCACCTGCACACATGCGCGCATGACGTGGGCTATAAGCCCAATGCGGTGCGCTTTGAACTTCACAtaccgcctttgtatttttgcccATGAGCGCATGGTCAGATATATGGCGGGTCCGCGTATGGCGCACCCTTGGGTGGCGTCCTGGTATGCGCAGTGACATCTGTGTGGTGCGCGACTCCATATGGCATGGCGTGCGGACTGGCAGGCAAATTCAAGCACGCGcaggtttgcagcagtaacaAAACAGCTGGTCGGACTTGGTCAAACTAACTGTTTCAACTCGTTTAATTCTAGTCATTAAGAGAAATGACAGTTTTAACCGAACCACTAAAGTTCATTTATGAAGAGATTCAAACCCGTTTATTACAAGATTAATGATCTTGTTTGAACCACTAAAGTTCATTTATGAAGAGATTCAAACCCGTTTATTACAAGATTAATGATCTTGTTTAATTGTCTAAATTATGACAATATTTATTGGGTTTTAATTAGCTCTTTATGTGTATGGCTATAAAAAGAATGAGCACTCATTTTAAAGGGACTAAGAAATAATACATGAAATTTTGTTCCATGAAAATTTAGAGAGGAGCACTCTCTAAATTATTCTTTTCTCAACTTCATATTTTTCCTAATTGTATAAACACCATTATACCCGGTGTTATCTTGGGCATGAGAGTCATCTCCGGCAATACACATACTGTTCCGGTtattgtaccctgggagacagaaccgtctgagaggaggcgcggaATATGTTTTGAGgaaagcgtgttgaacacgtgcctcaaccaaaaacCGTCAACAATTTTGCTTATCTTGCAGCGGAGTTTCGATCTCGTAGATGCGGTTGAAGTTTTCAAAGACATTGgctttgaatcaagattggtacaatttagttgtattttatatacgtttatttagtttttgtaaccggtattgtactaatcgaatttcccacaaataacgagagtctcgttattatttattatttattttataatatattttaataaaaagtgaacctagttcctacacAGCAAGCGTCCAGCTTCTTCTGTAATTTAAACTCATAAACATATAACAAATTCATCTATTTCAAACATAAAACATGTGatttaacatttttaaaacaTTAACTTACAATCATTAAAATAGTGGTGGGGTTAAGATCGAGTTTCAGCAGACAACGGTGGCCGTGGATTGTCGGAATGACGGGCGACGACGGTGGGGTTGTGTGTTGCTTATCGCTTAAGACTAGACGGTATGTGAGAGGctcatccttggaggatgaccTTCCACGTCAGCGACACGTAGGATGGGTGTGAGGATGAGGCAAAGGGGATGAAACTAAGGAAATATATATATgagttgtatgtatatgtgtgtgtgagaagaaggaGGTGGTGGTTTTGTCTTGTAGCGAGCGTCCCCAACGTCTTATGGGCGACGATTTGTACGACGCCGGGGGGGGGATGGTGTTGTGTGCGGCGACGGGCCTGGACGGGTTGGGGACGACCCCCACACCGTCAAGCCTAATGTAGACAAAGAagaatttttatattaaaattaaataaatactaGTAAATTGCAAATATCAAATGGATTTGCGCAAGTGTTATGTAACGCGACCGATGCACAACGATCGAAAGGGGCTTATTATAGCTTTAAACAAATAGAAAACACACGAAACGCagagtaactcgaatttataccatcgaatgaaaatataatatatttaacaacACTAGGTATGGTGTGTAAAAGACGTATTATGCTTGCACCGACTCATTTCCCAAGATAAGTTTTCGTTTAAAAAGAGATCAACTTGAATTTAGACTGATACATACATAAAAATCATTAAAGAAATTTCATGTTAAAAACGCATATTATATATGGTACATGGGTAAAGCTAGAATATTAGAAACATGCGGGATTAAATATTGACGTTTGTAAAGCCAATGGACTAAAATTGCAATGTGGTGAAACTTTGGAAAAAAAACGTAAAACTAAGAGAAAAAGAGTTAGaaatgtaaactttgaaagtatAGGGGTGCCAGTAAAATGAAATAGGGGCTAAAAATACCATTTTACAAAGTTGGGGGTTGGATTTATTATATTGTATAGAGTAAGggctaaaaatattatttcttAATATTGAGGTGGCcttgtattttatttaaaagtgGAAGGGGTGGTCTTgtattgtaatgaaaagggggaGGGTCGGTGGCGTGGCCACCGACTTTGTGTTTTAAGATTGTATAGAATAGAATagaatgtgtttttttttctatttttaaattttgtatagGACATCTTTTTTTGTAAAAGGATGAATACTTTGTTTTCAATTCAATATAAATAGATAATAAATTGATGCTAGCCTAGATTGTCACGTATACGACTTGAAGGGTCACATAATCGATATCAACACTTAACTAAACAAAGTTACCTTGAAAAAACATTGATATCTAGATCAAGTGGCGGAGGACTtgtatttctcttgagagatgagGTTCGATTCCCAGTTGGTGCAGAGTGAGACACTGGTGGGcagtgataggagacccagggaaacctgggttggatcgtTGAGCCAAatgggttttaccggtaatttcactgtcgtgcctacgacgggtgggttactgggtttttcccagatttggtggtggactcgggttactcagagtactccgtttgtccagtgaatgccccgagagtgctcggaattaagtttgttggccgttcaaattAAAGCTTAAGAAAATTATTATTTATGGAACTATGATTTGTAAATGCACATCTTTCGAATTTGTATTATAACTAGTAATGGAATCCGTGCTTTGCCACAGTTCAGCTATTTTGGAGTCAAGAGACTACCTATTGTGAAATACCAtcacaaaaaaaaacaataattaatTCGTGTATACTCCCAACCCTAATAA from Helianthus annuus cultivar XRQ/B chromosome 7, HanXRQr2.0-SUNRISE, whole genome shotgun sequence includes the following:
- the LOC110866785 gene encoding cullin-3A-like, with protein sequence MSKDVGVDDVFFFNDKFSSKFYRVNMGSVVAQKESEPETQETRQRVQEDRKFQIEAAIVRIMKARRVLDHDNIVAEVTKQLKSRFSPNPVVIKNRIESLIEREYLEQDKGDKKKYRYLP